The following are encoded in a window of Pseudomonadota bacterium genomic DNA:
- a CDS encoding metalloregulator ArsR/SmtB family transcription factor, whose product MKNTNAVQTFLALGQDTRLNVFRLIVQKGDTGVRPSQLGELLGVPPATLSFHLKELLQSNLVTVERQSRNLIYRPRADIVEDLMEFLLFNCCGGKDCSTSKPKKAKAE is encoded by the coding sequence ATGAAAAATACAAACGCTGTCCAAACATTCCTAGCCCTTGGTCAAGACACCCGACTCAATGTGTTTCGGTTGATTGTTCAGAAAGGCGATACAGGGGTAAGACCCTCTCAGCTCGGTGAACTGTTGGGTGTTCCACCAGCGACCCTGTCTTTTCATTTAAAGGAACTTCTTCAGTCGAATCTTGTGACGGTAGAGCGTCAAAGTAGAAACCTAATCTACAGACCTAGAGCCGACATCGTTGAGGACTTGATGGAGTTTCTGCTTTTTAACTGTTGTGGTGGTAAAGACTGCTCCACATCAAAACCGAAGAAAGCCAAAGCCGAATAA